The nucleotide window AGGGGTAAGTTCGGCCTGAATCTGCTTCAAGCACATGCAGGTGGAAGGATGGGTGCCGGTCCCGAACGCCATGCCCGGATCCAGGTGGATCACCAGATCATCGGGTTTTGGATCAAACGGCTTCCAGGCCGGTTTCACCACAATGCGGTCTGTGATGCGTATCACATGAAAGTACGCTTTCCAGGCATGGGCCCAGTCCTGATCCGCCACGGTTTCCGTCCGGACAATCACATGGATGCCGTCCTGTGCCAGTGCTTCGGCCCGGCAAATGAGCTGTGCCAGAATTTTATCCGCATCCAAAGTTTCAGGCAGATACCCTTCAATGCGGTTGCCGTCGGGCACCATCGGCGTGGGCGTGCCGAACCCTTCGTCCGGTTCCGCTAAGGGCAGATGACACACCACGCCGTTGACACCGGATGAAAAAAACATGTCACAGATCAATTCTTCGGCCAGGGCCGGATTGTCTGATTCAAACCCGGCAATGATTTTTCGGTATTCCATGTGACTGCCCTGAGGATGTTTTTGAATCGGTTCTTGAATTTTTCATATGAAAAGATTATTTTTCATATTTTTGGCAAAGTCAAATTGTATTTTACACAAAACCATTTCCGGCCCTATGAAAAACCCGTATCAAAACTTGGTGATCCACTATTTTGAAGGCATGCTTTCCCTGGACACGGATATCTCATCTGATCCGCGGTTTCTGGGTCTCTGGCAGGAACAGGGCACCTCGTTCGTGTTTTTTTCCCAACCTGTGCCGGATCTGGCTGACCGGATAAAAACAGACAACCCCGGCGTCGAGTTCAAAGATGTGTATGACATGACCTGGGAGCAGTGGCACGGAGATGCCGTTCACCCCTATGATGTGGCGGATTTCTGTATTTTTCCGCCCTGGGAGGTTCCTGAACACATCCATGGAAAACGTCCGGTCATGATGGATCCGGGCGTGGTGTTCGGCACGGGGCTTCACCCCACCACCCATGACTGCCTGGATCTCATTTGCCGGGTGTGTGCATGTGAACCCGTCCACACGGTGCTGGATATCGGCACCGGTACGGGGCTTCTGGCCTTAGGGGCCGCGGCCATGGGATGTGACCGGGTTTTGGCCTGTGATTTCAATCTTCTGGCAGTGAAAACCACCAAAAAAAACATCGCCCTCAACCACTGGGACGACCGGATACTGGCGTTTCAGGCCAGAGGCGAAACCACTGTGGACCTGCCCTGTGATCTGCTGGTGGCCAATATTCATTATGATATCATGCGGCAGTTGCTGGACAGCCCGGAATTTGTTAAAAAACCCCGGGTCATTCTGTCCGGGCTGCTGCGGTCCGAGGCCCGGGACGTGGCTGCGGCCCTGGAAAAAAAACAGATGACCATTCTGGAGCACCGAAGCCCGGACGGGATCTGGCACACGTTTCTGGCCCGTCCCCGGGCAGACCGTCCCAAACACGCCCCGGTCCGCAGTACCGGCTCAATTTCCGGAACCGCAAAGGAATGATCCCCTCCCATGTCCCATGATCCTGCATTTGTTTTCCGCCAGGCCCTGACCCGGACCACCCTGGGCGCTGTGATGATCAGTTTTTCCGCGGTATTTGTCAAAATCGCCCAGGTGACCCCCACGGGGTCTGCATTTTACCGGGTGTTTTTCGGCGGTTGTTTTTTGCTGATCATCCTGCTGGTCCGCCGGCAGATGCAATGGTACGGGTGGCGGTTTCTGAAGCTGGCGTTGATCACGGGCCTGTTCTTTGCCCTGGACCTGTATGCCTGGCATCGCAGCATCCAGTATGTGGGGCCGGGACTGGCCACGATCCTGGGCAATTTTGAGGTGTTCATGGTGCCGGCCGTGGCGTTTGTGATTTATGGTGAAAAACCCTCGGTCCGGCTGCTGATTTCCATCCCCCCGGCCATGATCGGGCTGTTCATGATCGTGGGCACCCCCTGGGGCCAGCTGACACCGGATTTCCGTCTGGGCATTTACTACGGCATTGCCACGGCCGTGTTCTACACGGGTTTTCTCATGGTGTTCCGGCGGATGCAGTCCGAGGCCGACAGCCCGCCTGTGGTGTACACCCTCATGGTGGTGTCCTTTGCCACGGCCCTGTTTCTGGGGCTGGAAATGGTACGCAACGCAGAATCGTTTGCCATCCCGGACATGCCGTCTCTGGGCGCCCTGGTGGGGCTGGGCCTGATGTGCCAGACCCTGGGCTGGTTACTCATCGGCCATTCTCTGCCCAGAATTCCGGCGGCCATTGCCGGGCTGGCCCTGCTGCTCCAGCCCTCATTGTCCTTTGTATGGGATGTGCTGTTTTTCAACCGGGAGACCTCGGCCATGGCCTGGACCGGGGTGGTGCTGGCCCTTTGCGCCATTTATATCGGTACCACCAGCAGCCGGACATGAAAAACGGCCTGACTGCGGACGGACAACGCTGAAAAAGCGCCTTGTCCCACGGGCACACCGGGTGTTGACACCGGCCAAAACCCGGTCTATAAGAACCCATGGCCCAGTTCACCCAAAGTGAAAAAGATGTTTTCCGCACGGCCCCGTTTTTCAAGGGTGTTCCGGCAGATGTGGTGTTCCGGCTGTTTGACATCGGAGATGCCGTCCATTTCCCCAAAAACACCCATGTGTCGGCGATCGGGGACACGGTGGATCCGGTTTTTTTTGTCATGTCCGGGCTGCTGCGAATCAGTGCGTGTGCGGAAAGCGGCCGACGGATCACGTTTCTGCTGGTCAAACGGGGAGAACCCTACAACCTGCTGGGCCCTTATCTGGACTGCGGCCGGTTCCTGGAAGCTGAGGCGGCCCGGCCCACCCGGTGCCTGCGCATCCAGGGCAATCAATTCATGACTTTTGTGACTGACCATCCGGTCATCGTTCCCAATATCCTTCGATGGATCGGCATCGGTCTGGACAGTGCCAACTCCCGGATTTTGGATCTGATGGAAAAAAAAGTGGAAAACCGGGTGCTCCGGGTGCTCAGCACTTTGTACGAAAAATTCGGGACCCCGCTGCTGTTCACCAGCCAGGAAATATCGGAAATCGCCGGTACCACGCCGGAATCCACCCTTCGAACCATGGGCCAGCTCCGGGACATGGGCATCATCACCACCCAGCGGGGACAGATCCGGATTCATGATCCGGCAGCCCTTAAAAATATCGAATTCGGCAGCCTGAAAATCTAAATCCCTCTTTTTTCCCTTTTTTTGATAAAAAAGCCGTCAACATGACGGCCGTCATGGATGTGATTGTAAAAATCCTGTTTTATGGAGGACAAAAGAATTGTAATCCGTAAAAAAGGAAAATACACCATGACCCCATATGATATCGTTATAATCGGTGCCGGCCCTGCCGGCCTGACTGCAGCCATCTATGCCGTCCGGGCCAACATGTCCGTGCTGATCGTGGATCAGCTGGCCCCGGGCGGCCAGATGGTGAATACCAATGAAATTGAAAACTACACCGGCACGGGCCGCATCAACGGGGCCGAGCTGAGCATGAAAATGTATGAACACACCCAGGAACTGGGGGTGGCGTTTGACTACAAAACCATCACCGGCATCACGGACAACGGCCCTTTCAAAATTCTGGCCAGTGAAGAAGATGACACAAAAATTGTCACCCATGCCGTGATCATCGCCACCGGCACCATCCCCAGAAAACTGGGCATCTCCGGTGAGGACCGGTTTGCCGGGGCCGGGATCAGCTGGTGCGCCATCTGTGACGGGGCCCAGTACCGGGACAAGGATGTGGTGGTGATCGGCGGGGGCAACTCCGCCGTGGAGGAATCTTTGTATCTGGCCGGCATTACCCATTCTTTGACCATTGTCACCATGTTCGATCTCACGGCCGATCCCAAGGTGTGCGGACAGCTCCGGGCCCTGCCCAATGTCACCATCTATCCATATCAGGAAGTGCTTGAATTCACCGGACAAGACGCGCTGGACGGGGTGCGGTTCAAATCCACGAAACAAGATCAAAAAGAACGCCATGTCCACTGTGACGGGGTGTTTGAATACATCGGCCTGGAACCCACCTCCAATGCCTTTGGACACCTGGGCATTCTGGATGACATGGGATTCATTCAGGTGGATGAAGATATGCAGACAACGATTTCCGGCATATACGGGGCCGGGGATGTGACCGTGAAAAAACTGCGGCAGATCGTGACCGCCTGCTCCGACGGTGCCATTGCCGCCAACAGTGCGGCCAAATATGTGGAAAAACTCAAAGGCGAGACCACGCCTTGATATAACAACGTCCGGATAAAACATTCCGGCTCAATACCCATGAAAAGGAGAAACCATGATTCAGGAACTGGATACCAACGGATTTGACCAGCTGGACAAATCCGGGTCCATGATGGTGGAATTTTATTCCAAAGTCTGCGGCCCCTGCAAAATGCTGGCGTTTGTGCTGCGCGATATCGACAAGGCCAAGCCGGATTTTCCCATCTATACCATTGATTTTGACGAAAACAAGGAATTAAAGGAACGCCTGGGCGTGAAGGGGTTTCCCATCATGCTGTTTTTAAAAGACGGCGAAGAGGTCAACCGGATCACTGGATTACAGCAGAAACCCGCCATTGTCAAAGCCATTGACGAGATTTTATAACCCCGCCGTGACCCGGGGTTCTCTATACGGATCAAAGATAAAAGGAGATTTAAGACCATGAGTAACAAAGTACGTTATGAAAGTTACGACCATCTGATCACCCGCCAGGCCAACGCAGAAAACCAGTTTCTGACGGATTTTGAAAAACAGACCTACACCATTGACACCCCGTTTGTCGTGCACAACCCCTACCTGATCAATCCGTTGTGCGCACTGGTGATGTTTAAAACCACCCAAAAGGTCGCACCCACGGTGACCGTATGCGGCAAACGGTTTGAAAGAGAAAACCTGCCCCACACCTTT belongs to Desulfotignum phosphitoxidans DSM 13687 and includes:
- the prmA gene encoding 50S ribosomal protein L11 methyltransferase codes for the protein MEYRKIIAGFESDNPALAEELICDMFFSSGVNGVVCHLPLAEPDEGFGTPTPMVPDGNRIEGYLPETLDADKILAQLICRAEALAQDGIHVIVRTETVADQDWAHAWKAYFHVIRITDRIVVKPAWKPFDPKPDDLVIHLDPGMAFGTGTHPSTCMCLKQIQAELTPGQTFLDVGCGSGILMIAAARLGASRMAGIDTDPAAVAVAKENLEKNEVSADQYHLCTGPLDQMDPTPYDLIAANIIAQTLVAIMADIRLRMAPDGRAVLSGIILERLPDVETALEQQGLTILTRDTDAEWVTITVGRESCD
- a CDS encoding 50S ribosomal protein L11 methyltransferase, producing the protein MIHYFEGMLSLDTDISSDPRFLGLWQEQGTSFVFFSQPVPDLADRIKTDNPGVEFKDVYDMTWEQWHGDAVHPYDVADFCIFPPWEVPEHIHGKRPVMMDPGVVFGTGLHPTTHDCLDLICRVCACEPVHTVLDIGTGTGLLALGAAAMGCDRVLACDFNLLAVKTTKKNIALNHWDDRILAFQARGETTVDLPCDLLVANIHYDIMRQLLDSPEFVKKPRVILSGLLRSEARDVAAALEKKQMTILEHRSPDGIWHTFLARPRADRPKHAPVRSTGSISGTAKE
- a CDS encoding DMT family transporter, with product MSHDPAFVFRQALTRTTLGAVMISFSAVFVKIAQVTPTGSAFYRVFFGGCFLLIILLVRRQMQWYGWRFLKLALITGLFFALDLYAWHRSIQYVGPGLATILGNFEVFMVPAVAFVIYGEKPSVRLLISIPPAMIGLFMIVGTPWGQLTPDFRLGIYYGIATAVFYTGFLMVFRRMQSEADSPPVVYTLMVVSFATALFLGLEMVRNAESFAIPDMPSLGALVGLGLMCQTLGWLLIGHSLPRIPAAIAGLALLLQPSLSFVWDVLFFNRETSAMAWTGVVLALCAIYIGTTSSRT
- a CDS encoding Crp/Fnr family transcriptional regulator, with protein sequence MAQFTQSEKDVFRTAPFFKGVPADVVFRLFDIGDAVHFPKNTHVSAIGDTVDPVFFVMSGLLRISACAESGRRITFLLVKRGEPYNLLGPYLDCGRFLEAEAARPTRCLRIQGNQFMTFVTDHPVIVPNILRWIGIGLDSANSRILDLMEKKVENRVLRVLSTLYEKFGTPLLFTSQEISEIAGTTPESTLRTMGQLRDMGIITTQRGQIRIHDPAALKNIEFGSLKI
- a CDS encoding NAD(P)/FAD-dependent oxidoreductase, producing MTPYDIVIIGAGPAGLTAAIYAVRANMSVLIVDQLAPGGQMVNTNEIENYTGTGRINGAELSMKMYEHTQELGVAFDYKTITGITDNGPFKILASEEDDTKIVTHAVIIATGTIPRKLGISGEDRFAGAGISWCAICDGAQYRDKDVVVIGGGNSAVEESLYLAGITHSLTIVTMFDLTADPKVCGQLRALPNVTIYPYQEVLEFTGQDALDGVRFKSTKQDQKERHVHCDGVFEYIGLEPTSNAFGHLGILDDMGFIQVDEDMQTTISGIYGAGDVTVKKLRQIVTACSDGAIAANSAAKYVEKLKGETTP
- a CDS encoding thioredoxin family protein; its protein translation is MIQELDTNGFDQLDKSGSMMVEFYSKVCGPCKMLAFVLRDIDKAKPDFPIYTIDFDENKELKERLGVKGFPIMLFLKDGEEVNRITGLQQKPAIVKAIDEIL